A DNA window from Paenibacillus andongensis contains the following coding sequences:
- a CDS encoding M24 family metallopeptidase, translating into MTIFQQRQQALQREMTRRGWSGFLVTNNVDIYYYCGSMQTGYLFIPAEGDALYLVRRSLVRAEEEASADVEALGSLKTLGERLRARCAGAGGSAASPLRMGTELDVLPVQLYLRLQAALPGAVWEDGSLLVREQRMIKSPDEVTAIRAAARVVDAALEAVIPHIREGMAELELMALIEHQLRLRGHQGLMRMRAYNSELITGMVAAGAAAAVPTYFDGPAGGTGLHPSSPQSSGRALIGRGEPILVDIGCSIDGYLIDQTRTLVIGDLDPELQSAYDVAEQVLRVTEARLQPGVIAEHLYLLALDQVQEAGLSAHFMGYGADQVKFLGHGIGLEIDELPVLAKGFKYPLAPGMVIAIEPKFTFPGRGVVGIEDTYLITDTGYEKLTISRDGILRI; encoded by the coding sequence ATGACTATTTTTCAGCAACGACAGCAGGCGCTGCAGCGTGAGATGACCCGGCGAGGTTGGTCGGGCTTCTTGGTCACGAACAACGTCGATATATATTACTACTGCGGATCGATGCAGACGGGGTATTTGTTTATTCCGGCGGAGGGAGACGCGCTTTACCTCGTACGCCGAAGTTTGGTCCGAGCGGAGGAGGAAGCGTCAGCGGACGTGGAAGCGCTGGGGTCTTTGAAGACGCTGGGTGAGCGTCTTCGCGCGCGCTGCGCGGGTGCGGGTGGATCCGCGGCTTCGCCGCTGCGGATGGGGACTGAGCTGGACGTGTTACCCGTCCAGCTGTATTTGCGGCTGCAGGCCGCGCTGCCCGGCGCTGTCTGGGAGGACGGCTCGCTGCTCGTGCGCGAGCAGCGGATGATCAAATCGCCGGACGAAGTCACGGCGATCAGGGCGGCTGCGCGCGTCGTCGACGCAGCGCTGGAAGCGGTCATCCCCCACATTCGTGAGGGGATGGCGGAGTTGGAGCTGATGGCGCTCATCGAGCATCAGCTCCGGCTGCGCGGGCACCAAGGGCTGATGCGCATGCGCGCGTACAATTCCGAGTTGATAACCGGAATGGTAGCGGCAGGCGCGGCGGCAGCGGTGCCCACTTATTTTGACGGGCCGGCCGGGGGCACGGGGCTTCACCCGTCCAGCCCGCAAAGCTCAGGCCGCGCGCTGATAGGGCGCGGCGAACCGATTCTCGTCGATATCGGCTGCTCGATCGACGGCTATCTGATCGATCAGACGCGTACGCTCGTGATCGGCGATCTAGACCCTGAGCTGCAGAGTGCCTACGACGTGGCGGAGCAGGTGCTCCGCGTCACGGAAGCCAGGCTTCAGCCTGGCGTTATCGCCGAGCATCTGTATTTGCTCGCGCTGGATCAAGTGCAAGAAGCGGGGCTAAGCGCCCACTTCATGGGGTACGGCGCCGACCAAGTGAAGTTCCTTGGTCATGGCATCGGGCTCGAAATCGACGAACTGCCCGTTCTCGCCAAAGGCTTCAAATACCCGCTGGCGCCTGGCATGGTCATCGCGATCGAACCCAAATTCACCTTCCCCGGTCGCGGGGTGGTTGGTATTGAGGATACGTATTTGATTACGGATACGGGGTACGAAAAGCTGACGATTTCCCGTGATGGAATACTTCGGATATAA
- the clpP gene encoding ATP-dependent Clp endopeptidase proteolytic subunit ClpP, producing the protein MSFIPMVVEQSSRGERSYDIYSRLLKDRIIFLGTEVNDQVANAIVAQLLFLSAEDPEKDISLYINSPGGSTSAGLAIYDTMHFIKPDVSTICVGMAASMGAILLTAGAPGKRFALPNAEVMIHQPWGGAQGQASDIHIRAQHILKTRRTLNRILADTTKQPIEKIELDTDRDYFLTAEDARTYGLIDKVIEKI; encoded by the coding sequence ATGAGTTTCATACCTATGGTTGTCGAACAATCTTCGCGCGGCGAGCGCTCTTACGATATTTATTCCCGACTGTTGAAAGACAGAATTATCTTCCTGGGTACGGAGGTTAATGATCAAGTAGCCAATGCGATTGTTGCCCAGCTGCTGTTCCTTTCCGCTGAAGATCCGGAGAAAGATATTTCTCTCTACATCAATTCACCCGGTGGTTCCACTTCTGCAGGACTCGCGATTTATGATACGATGCATTTCATTAAGCCTGACGTTTCCACCATTTGCGTAGGTATGGCCGCTTCCATGGGTGCCATTCTCTTAACAGCAGGTGCTCCTGGCAAAAGGTTTGCTCTCCCTAATGCTGAGGTCATGATTCACCAACCATGGGGAGGCGCCCAAGGCCAAGCCAGCGATATTCACATCCGTGCCCAGCACATTCTCAAAACACGGCGAACACTCAATCGTATACTTGCTGATACAACGAAGCAGCCGATCGAGAAGATTGAATTAGACACAGACCGTGATTACTTCCTAACCGCTGAAGATGCGAGAACGTATGGATTGATTGATAAGGTAATTGAGAAAATCTAA